In a single window of the Actinomycetota bacterium genome:
- the secG gene encoding preprotein translocase subunit SecG — MGNARRLGVELRTVRDLVMYVVLLVNILAMVGMIGGVLMHSGRGGGLSDMFGGGGTTALGSAAAERNLTRITFVFALVWVLTVLALGFLLVD, encoded by the coding sequence ATGGGGAACGCCCGACGGCTCGGGGTAGAGTTGCGGACCGTGCGTGACCTCGTGATGTACGTCGTGCTGCTCGTCAACATCTTGGCGATGGTGGGGATGATCGGTGGCGTCCTCATGCATAGCGGTCGTGGTGGTGGCCTGTCGGACATGTTCGGCGGAGGCGGTACCACGGCGCTCGGCTCGGCTGCTGCCGAACGCAACCTGACGCGGATCACGTTCGTGTTCGCCCTGGTCTGGGTGCTCACGGTGCTCGCGCTGGGCTTCTTGTTGGTCGACTGA